A part of Vulcanisaeta moutnovskia 768-28 genomic DNA contains:
- a CDS encoding DUF2070 family protein → MRRGRSFEHGYTIVFRGGDSMKYSLLALIIILPYLMSIYVHESLITYFKSLIIYGVMFLSVLITLRVIVFANSYRGFGTTLSLFSTALAAIVDLLITLAIHKFIVGFGALSFVLPLSAMIMVLRGLEHNGKSMKKYILYPLYTLPGILIIQLISYFLIGTVNPVKYAALDSIFYVFSFLFIYYVIFKFEVSYGGTDILKLFSSYLYTALFEYSEPFERELSKRSVVKDAKVHLFMVRNDEGIYAVTIPELHAGPIAKVGGGYLISDTVSELGRYVNSVIYLHGIGSHELDPATRIDVRRVVRAVAMKVKEYLNDQYVNNECIGKIPFQIQSSNFRITHVPLCGKSIVIVSRLVKSSDDIPLRVYDELKRKVKLDWDNIILVDAQNYYSDNNTWDEDDINELVSLLSKIGELEEQRLEIKSCFAHMPKYAFGPIQFEIGDNGLITWGLEINGNKILLVIFDGNNLRRELADAIINEFKNYFDIVEVLTTDNHQYTGIARFTRSRGYKVVGDSISHDLIMRNVRRSVKQCLNGLRQVHVRYYPVIVEGVRLVGDSFNDMVKAAERGVVDWKKHFAVLIILPILTMVILGILLGIL, encoded by the coding sequence TGAAGTACTCATTATTGGCGTTGATAATCATACTACCTTACTTAATGAGTATATATGTACATGAATCGTTAATTACGTATTTTAAATCACTCATTATTTATGGTGTCATGTTTCTTTCAGTGCTCATAACCTTGAGGGTAATTGTTTTCGCTAATTCCTATAGAGGCTTCGGCACAACATTATCGCTATTTAGTACGGCGCTCGCGGCAATAGTAGACCTGCTAATTACATTGGCGATTCATAAATTCATAGTTGGTTTTGGTGCATTATCATTTGTTTTACCGTTAAGTGCCATGATAATGGTACTGAGGGGTCTTGAGCATAATGGCAAGTCAATGAAGAAATATATCCTATATCCACTTTATACTTTACCTGGCATATTAATCATTCAATTAATCTCGTATTTCCTAATCGGTACGGTAAACCCTGTGAAATACGCTGCTTTAGATTCTATATTTTATGTATTCTCATTTCTATTTATTTATTATGTGATTTTTAAGTTCGAAGTTTCGTATGGTGGTACTGATATTCTTAAATTATTTAGTTCATACCTATACACAGCACTTTTTGAATACTCTGAGCCCTTTGAGAGGGAATTGAGTAAGCGGTCTGTTGTTAAGGATGCTAAGGTGCATTTATTCATGGTGAGGAATGATGAAGGTATTTATGCAGTTACTATACCTGAATTGCATGCAGGGCCTATAGCGAAGGTTGGTGGTGGTTATTTAATAAGTGACACTGTTAGTGAGTTAGGTCGTTACGTGAATTCAGTAATTTATCTGCATGGTATTGGTAGTCATGAATTGGATCCAGCAACGAGAATTGACGTACGTAGGGTTGTTAGGGCAGTTGCCATGAAGGTTAAGGAATACTTGAATGATCAGTATGTCAATAATGAATGTATTGGCAAGATACCGTTCCAAATACAAAGTAGTAATTTCAGAATAACGCATGTACCGTTATGCGGTAAGTCTATTGTGATTGTTAGTCGCCTTGTTAAGTCTAGTGATGATATACCTCTTAGGGTTTATGATGAGTTGAAAAGGAAGGTAAAGCTTGATTGGGATAATATAATACTTGTTGATGCGCAGAATTATTATTCGGATAATAATACGTGGGATGAGGATGACATTAATGAATTGGTCTCATTGTTGAGTAAGATTGGGGAGTTGGAGGAGCAGAGACTTGAGATTAAGTCGTGTTTTGCTCATATGCCTAAGTATGCGTTTGGGCCAATACAGTTTGAGATTGGTGATAATGGGTTAATAACATGGGGGTTGGAAATAAATGGTAATAAGATATTATTGGTAATATTTGATGGTAATAATTTAAGGAGGGAGTTAGCTGATGCAATAATTAATGAGTTTAAGAATTACTTTGATATAGTTGAGGTCTTAACAACAGATAATCATCAATATACGGGCATTGCTAGGTTCACGAGAAGTAGGGGTTATAAGGTCGTTGGTGATTCAATCAGTCATGATTTAATAATGAGAAATGTAAGAAGAAGTGTTAAGCAGTGTCTGAATGGCTTAAGGCAGGTTCATGTTAGGTATTACCCGGTTATTGTTGAGGGTGTTAGGTTGGTTGGTGATTCGTTTAATGATATGGTGAAGGCCGCAGAGAGGGGTGTGGTGGATTGGAAGAAGCATTTTGCGGTCTTGATAATACTACCCATACTAACCATGGTTATTCTAGGGATATTACTTGGTATTCTTTAA
- a CDS encoding DUF2153 family protein: protein MSSEDLKRQAIRAHIAGLITRLENWVKDQRKFMDELQKYGDYIVSQDRLSLLLSSQAMLYYIERTLKDFESWLNNPMITSIMPIDMLKELEERLRDIAIEFVRLDIDHTSRYVDILRKMENENEIPDILRLYIEQRGIAPQRGQQGEQGEVPRFM, encoded by the coding sequence ATGAGTTCCGAGGATCTAAAAAGGCAAGCAATTAGGGCTCATATAGCGGGACTAATAACTAGGCTTGAGAATTGGGTTAAGGACCAGAGAAAATTCATGGATGAGTTACAGAAGTATGGTGACTACATAGTTAGCCAAGATAGATTATCACTACTGCTTTCCTCACAGGCAATGCTTTATTACATAGAGAGGACCCTTAAGGACTTTGAGTCTTGGCTGAATAATCCAATGATAACCTCAATAATGCCCATAGACATGCTAAAGGAATTAGAGGAGAGACTTAGGGATATAGCCATTGAATTTGTGAGGCTCGATATAGATCATACAAGTAGATACGTGGATATACTTAGGAAGATGGAGAATGAGAATGAGATACCCGACATACTGAGGCTCTATATTGAACAAAGGGGAATTGCGCCACAGAGGGGTCAGCAGGGAGAGCAAGGAGAGGTACCAAGATTCATGTGA
- a CDS encoding BlaI/MecI/CopY family transcriptional regulator — protein MEQGERKRRLLLMIGPLEAEVIGILNELKEATAMTIWEELTKRGRKTAYTTVLTVLSRLYTRGFINKHEKVINNIRQFVYELSIPYDVKSEIIKEHIGLIIKMFGKDAIQIIRDYLNEVSGK, from the coding sequence ATGGAGCAGGGTGAACGCAAAAGAAGACTTTTATTAATGATTGGACCACTCGAGGCTGAGGTTATTGGCATACTTAATGAGCTTAAGGAGGCTACGGCAATGACAATTTGGGAGGAGTTAACTAAGAGGGGTAGAAAAACTGCCTACACAACCGTACTAACGGTATTAAGTAGATTATACACCAGGGGTTTTATTAATAAGCATGAGAAGGTGATTAATAATATTAGGCAATTTGTTTATGAGCTTTCGATACCTTATGACGTAAAAAGCGAGATTATTAAGGAGCATATTGGCTTGATAATTAAGATGTTTGGTAAGGATGCCATTCAGATAATTAGGGACTATTTAAATGAAGTTAGCGGAAAATAA
- a CDS encoding class I SAM-dependent methyltransferase: MPTLKEVIKPLIPRELWDKVPRSFDIIGSRSGAVAIIEIPPELENYKFVIGETIIKLNKHVKAVLRRVGARESEFRLYRYEVLVPGPTEVIHKESNYLIKVDPTKAYFSPRDQGDREDIARQIMPGEVILYPFAGVGPYAVTILKRQSLVKLVIAIELNEYAYYYMLDNIKLNKLEGKVLPLLGDAAKLMESFCGVDRVILTLPLGAHKFLRQSLTCVRNGGIVHFYHLGTEENPYGDAENLVRNYCNELGYECQVINRRVVRDYAPYVYKVRLDIKVGKF; encoded by the coding sequence TAATCCCTAGGGAGCTTTGGGATAAGGTACCAAGGAGCTTTGACATAATTGGTTCTAGGTCAGGTGCAGTAGCTATCATAGAAATACCACCAGAGCTTGAGAATTATAAGTTCGTGATCGGTGAGACCATAATTAAATTGAATAAGCATGTTAAGGCCGTACTTAGGAGAGTTGGAGCAAGGGAGAGCGAGTTTAGGTTGTATAGGTATGAGGTTTTGGTTCCTGGGCCCACTGAAGTCATTCATAAGGAGAGTAATTACCTAATTAAGGTAGATCCCACGAAGGCTTATTTCTCACCTAGGGATCAAGGCGATAGGGAGGATATCGCTAGGCAGATAATGCCTGGTGAAGTTATTCTATATCCATTTGCTGGTGTTGGGCCATACGCCGTTACTATACTAAAGAGACAATCCCTTGTTAAATTAGTGATTGCGATTGAACTTAATGAGTATGCGTATTACTATATGCTTGATAATATTAAATTAAATAAACTTGAGGGTAAGGTACTGCCCTTGCTTGGAGATGCTGCGAAATTAATGGAGTCATTCTGTGGTGTTGATAGGGTCATACTTACATTGCCATTGGGTGCTCATAAATTCCTGAGGCAGTCATTAACGTGCGTTAGGAACGGTGGTATTGTACATTTCTATCACTTAGGTACTGAGGAGAACCCTTACGGTGATGCGGAGAATCTTGTCAGGAACTATTGCAATGAGTTAGGCTATGAATGCCAGGTCATTAATAGGAGGGTTGTTAGGGATTATGCTCCATATGTGTATAAGGTTAGGCTAGATATTAAAGTTGGTAAGTTTTAG